Proteins encoded by one window of Corynebacterium amycolatum:
- a CDS encoding AEC family transporter, whose protein sequence is MPALTEIFTGFGSVAVLIIVGWLFGRSEIVDKRASFTLNMIVFWIAMPCMLAHTLATADSANIFGSAFGVAALSALTTAACYRIFVAPMFKQRSADAVVGAMSSSYNNVANLGVPIAVAVLHDATAVVPALIFQIAFYAPASMTVLEILTNRGRFRPRNVIMAPLKNPIFLAAMVGLAINAFAIEVPQFVAHPVGLLGQAAVPMALLAFGISLHGMPFMEAGHSPRRAVVVASTLKLFLHPAFALLFGHFVFGLSGHALLAAVIIAGLPTAQNVYTFASRFGRNLEQARDCGVITTIACLPTVLLFTLLLS, encoded by the coding sequence ATGCCCGCTCTCACCGAAATATTCACCGGCTTTGGTTCCGTCGCAGTACTGATCATTGTTGGCTGGCTGTTTGGGCGCAGTGAGATCGTCGATAAGCGGGCATCTTTTACCCTGAACATGATCGTGTTCTGGATCGCGATGCCGTGCATGCTCGCGCACACGCTCGCGACGGCGGATTCGGCGAACATCTTCGGTTCGGCGTTTGGTGTCGCGGCACTGTCTGCCTTGACCACGGCGGCGTGCTACCGAATCTTTGTGGCACCCATGTTCAAACAGCGCAGCGCTGATGCTGTGGTCGGCGCGATGTCGTCGAGTTACAACAACGTCGCTAATCTCGGTGTGCCCATCGCGGTCGCGGTGCTTCACGACGCTACCGCCGTCGTCCCGGCCCTTATTTTTCAGATTGCTTTTTATGCGCCCGCTTCCATGACGGTGCTGGAGATCCTCACTAACCGCGGCCGCTTTCGACCCCGCAATGTCATCATGGCTCCGCTGAAAAATCCTATTTTTCTGGCTGCGATGGTGGGGCTTGCGATTAATGCGTTTGCTATCGAAGTACCTCAGTTCGTGGCACATCCGGTGGGGCTATTGGGGCAGGCGGCGGTGCCTATGGCACTTCTGGCCTTCGGTATCAGCCTGCATGGTATGCCGTTTATGGAAGCAGGCCACTCCCCTCGTCGCGCCGTCGTAGTGGCGTCGACTCTGAAGCTTTTCCTCCACCCAGCGTTCGCTCTGCTGTTCGGCCATTTCGTCTTTGGACTCAGCGGGCATGCGCTGCTGGCAGCCGTGATTATCGCCGGTTTGCCGACTGCTCAAAATGTCTACACATTCGCGTCCCGCTTCGGCCGGAACCTTGAGCAGGCACGCGATTGTGGCGTGATTACGACAATCGCCTGCTTGCCGACGGTTCTGCTGTTCACCCTGCTGCTGAGTTAG
- the rpsR gene encoding 30S ribosomal protein S18, which produces MKRNHSNKKARMEQSRRPKKNPLKAAGVEKVDYKDINLLRQFISDRGKIRSRRVTGLTPQQQRQVATAVKNAREMALLPFTSR; this is translated from the coding sequence ATGAAGCGCAATCACTCTAACAAGAAGGCGCGGATGGAGCAGTCCCGCCGCCCGAAGAAGAACCCACTCAAGGCCGCAGGCGTTGAGAAGGTTGATTACAAGGACATTAACCTGCTCCGCCAGTTCATCTCTGACCGTGGCAAGATTCGTTCTCGCCGCGTCACCGGTCTGACTCCGCAGCAGCAGCGCCAGGTCGCTACCGCTGTGAAGAACGCCCGCGAGATGGCACTCCTGCCGTTCACCAGCCGCTAA
- the rpsN gene encoding 30S ribosomal protein S14 has translation MAKKSKIAKNEQRKEIVARYAERRAELKRIIKSPHSTDEERMDAQYELNRQPRDASPIRVRNRDAADGRPRGYLRKFGLSRVRVREMAHRGELPGVRKSSW, from the coding sequence ATGGCTAAGAAGTCCAAGATTGCCAAGAACGAGCAGCGCAAGGAAATCGTCGCTCGTTATGCAGAACGTCGCGCTGAACTGAAGCGCATCATCAAGTCCCCGCACTCCACTGACGAAGAGCGCATGGACGCACAGTACGAGCTGAACCGTCAGCCGCGTGACGCGTCCCCGATTCGCGTTCGCAACCGTGACGCTGCAGATGGTCGCCCGCGTGGCTACCTCCGCAAGTTCGGCCTGTCCCGTGTCCGCGTTCGTGAGATGGCCCACCGTGGCGAACTCCCGGGCGTCCGTAAGTCCAGCTGGTAA
- the rpmG gene encoding 50S ribosomal protein L33, which yields MARNDIRPIIKLKSTAGTGYTYVTRKNKRNTPDRITIKKYDPVVRKHVEFREER from the coding sequence ATGGCACGTAATGACATTCGTCCAATCATCAAGCTGAAGTCCACTGCGGGCACCGGTTACACCTACGTGACCCGTAAGAACAAGCGCAATACCCCGGACCGTATCACCATTAAGAAGTACGATCCGGTTGTCCGCAAGCACGTCGAATTCCGCGAGGAGCGCTAA
- the rpmB gene encoding 50S ribosomal protein L28, which yields MSAICQVTGRKPSFGKTVSHSHRRTSRRWNPNVQRKKFYLASEGRHITLNVSPKGLKTIDKYGIEAVVAQIRARGEKI from the coding sequence ATGTCGGCGATTTGCCAGGTTACGGGACGCAAGCCGTCTTTCGGCAAGACCGTGTCCCACTCCCACCGGCGCACGTCGCGCCGTTGGAACCCCAACGTGCAGCGTAAGAAGTTCTACCTCGCCTCTGAGGGGCGTCACATCACTCTGAATGTGTCCCCGAAGGGTCTGAAGACCATCGACAAGTACGGTATCGAAGCTGTTGTTGCTCAGATTCGTGCACGTGGGGAGAAGATCTAA
- a CDS encoding type B 50S ribosomal protein L31, with the protein MKKDIHPDYHPVVFKDAGTGHSFLTRSTATSDRTVEWEDGNEYPLIVVDVTSESHPFWTGAQRVMDTAGRVEKFQRRYGNRIRRAKKN; encoded by the coding sequence ATGAAGAAGGACATCCATCCTGATTACCACCCGGTGGTTTTCAAGGACGCAGGCACGGGTCACTCTTTCCTTACCCGTTCCACCGCCACCTCCGACCGCACTGTCGAGTGGGAAGACGGTAACGAGTACCCGCTGATCGTCGTTGACGTCACCAGCGAGTCGCACCCGTTCTGGACCGGTGCTCAGCGTGTCATGGACACCGCTGGTCGCGTCGAGAAGTTCCAGCGTCGTTACGGTAACCGCATTCGCCGCGCGAAGAAGAACTAA
- the rpmF gene encoding 50S ribosomal protein L32 produces MAVPKRRMSRANTRARRSQWKSNNVALQEVKVNGRVYNVPRRIAKAVQLGLVDVEKF; encoded by the coding sequence ATGGCAGTACCAAAGCGTCGCATGTCGCGAGCTAACACCCGCGCCCGCCGTTCCCAGTGGAAGAGCAACAACGTCGCTCTCCAGGAAGTCAAGGTAAACGGCCGCGTCTACAACGTTCCTCGTCGCATCGCCAAGGCTGTTCAGCTCGGCCTGGTTGACGTCGAGAAGTTCTAA